The bacterium genome includes the window CCCTGCGCCCTGCAGAACCAGCTCACCGGGAAAAACGCCGCCAAGGTCCGGGCGAAGATCATCGTCGAGGGCGCCAACGGCCCCACCACCCCGGAGGCGGACCAGGACTTCTTCGAGCGGAGAATCCTGGTGGCGCCCGACTTCCTGGCCAACGCCGGCGGCGTCATCGTCAGCTATTTCGAGTGGGTCCAGGGGCTGGCCTTCTTCTTCTGGACCGAGAGGGAGGTCAACAACAAGCTGGCCACCCTGATGAACCAGAACATAGACAAGGTCTACGCCCTGGCCGAGGAGAAGAATATCTCGATGCGCGACGCGGCGTACGTCTTCGCCATCAAGCGCGTGGCCGACGCCGTTCGCCTGCGCGGCATCTACCCGTAACCCTCGCCGGAAAGCGATGCCTAAACGAAGCCCCTCCAGCGAGGGGCTTTTTTCTTGGCGTCACTTCCTGAAGCCTCTATCACTGGACGACAAAGGCGAGAGGGGCTAGAATATCCCCATCCGCACCGCCTTCCGCTAATGGATACACATTACCGGCGGGGATAAAAAAAGGGGCGTTTTTACCGCCCCTAGATTGGCCGCGCTCAATCCCTTCAAAGAAAAACTTAAGCCAAGCCTCGCTACTCGTACTCCTCGCAGTGCCAGACGCCGCCCTCGGCCTTGGGGAAGGTGCAGGCGGCGGCCTTGTCGCACAGCCGGCAGAGCCCCTTCAGGTTGTTCACGGTGACCTTCTTGGTAGCAGTCTGCGGCTTAGCCGTCTCGACCTTCTGTTCGCCGTCGAACTCGTCGCAGAAGCGGACCGGACGCCCGGCCTGGCGCGGGAAGGTGCAGGTGGCGGACAGCTTGCACGTCCTGCACAGGCCGAGAGGCGTGTGAACCTTCTTCTCCACCGGAACCGCAGTCTTTTTCTTTTCCACCGTCAGGACTGTCGCCGTAGCCATGGTTTCTCCTTGTAAGTTGTTGGACGATCCGGACCGATCCGCTGCGGCGGCGTCGGAGCCTTCCAATTCTTCCTCCTCCCCGTCATACAGACGGGCGAGGACATCCGTTTTGCCCAAAAGAACGTTCGTGAGCCTTTCCGCGATGACATCCCGGCGCTCCAGCCCCTCGAACTCCTCGCACTCGAGAAGCGGCCGGCCCGGCTGGCGCGGGAAGGTGCAGCGCGGCTCGCGCTTGCAGGTCCCACATAGCCCGGGGATTCTTTTCTTCTTCGCCGGCGCCTTGGGGGCCGGTTTGACGAACGCCTTTTTCTTCAGTTTTTCCGGGGAGCTTATTTTGCCGGCCATGACGCCTCCTTCTTTCCGCACCGTTTACTCCGTCCCTTCAGGGGATTTATAAGGCAAGAGGTATGCCAGATGGAGGGCTCGACCCGGAAGAAATGTTTCAGCCGTTTATGTCCTTTTATATCAACGAAATATTCTTATTCAACCGGCGCAGAGGGTAAAAAAACGCCCTAGCGGTCGGCGTTCTCGAATCGGCTTACCCCGGGCGGACCGGGGAATCTCGCACCACCGGGGAGAAATTCCCCGGTCAAGCTACCTCGTCATCCACCTTCCCGCCCCGACTCAGCTTTTCGCGGAGCGTTTTCCGGTCAATGTCCAGAATCTTGGCCGCCTGGGTCTTGTTCTGACCCACCTCCTCCAGCACGTTCTTGATGTACTCGGCCTCGACCTCCGCCAGGGTGCGGTTCAGGCGCCCTCCGGACGGGACGCTGTAGCGCATGTGGGAGGGCAGGTCGCTCACATCCAGCGTCTCACTCTCGACCATGACCATCAGGCGCTGGACCAGGTTCTCCAGCTCACGCACGTTGCCCGGCCAGCTGTAGCTGACTAAAACCCGCAGCGCGTCGTCGCTGAAATCCGCCAGGGGCCGATCTAGCTCCAGGGCGTACTTGCCGATGAAGTGCCGCGCCAGGAGCAACACGTCCTCCCCGCGTTCGCGCAGCGGCGGGAGGTCTATGTTGATCACGTTCAGCCGGTAGTAGAG containing:
- a CDS encoding sigma-54-dependent Fis family transcriptional regulator, yielding LYYRLNVINIDLPPLRERGEDVLLLARHFIGKYALELDRPLADFSDDALRVLVSYSWPGNVRELENLVQRLMVMVESETLDVSDLPSHMRYSVPSGGRLNRTLAEVEAEYIKNVLEEVGQNKTQAAKILDIDRKTLREKLSRGGKVDDEVA